A portion of the Tenacibaculum todarodis genome contains these proteins:
- a CDS encoding TonB-dependent receptor, translating into MKIKITVIITLLLVAFQVKAQDNTIKKDTLKEVIITSSRIDLPFKENSRTIDVISSKDIKNSAATNVADLLQQVAGVDIRRRGTAGSQADLYIRGGGFDQTLLLIDGIKMDDAQTGHHTLNAALPIEVIERIEIIKGPAARVFGQNAFTGAINIVTKKKLSDTVSANIEAGSFGQLNGSITVGKEFENSSIIAHVGALTSDGYRTNSDYNNYNYLLKGVFNKKKQPIEVLATFFDKKFGAENFYTTNPDWHEYEETQNSLIGVSTTFKTEKFKITPRVYWRRGQDIFLLKRDDPSFFRNQHITNKIGVETNASYTSKLGITGFGIDISSVSISSNNLGERSRTMANLFLEHRFKLMNDKLDITPGVAVTYFSDFKFHAFPGLDIGYKLSENLKAYGNLGVTYRIPTYTDLYYNAPNTTGNENLEPEEAFAQEIGLKYNSNNFSTSVAIFNRNATNLIDFIRPDTSTSNYTATNIAKVNTKGFEFNADYNFKIKDYNQTLSFGYNFLDDDILDQNKDLSRYSLNTLKHHFITRFTSKLFKNVRQNIIYKHAERTVGTSYNVWDASIIVDIKKLSFTVTANNIFDAEYIESGFVPMPPSNVLFGLRYGF; encoded by the coding sequence ATGAAAATTAAAATTACGGTAATAATTACCTTATTGCTTGTTGCTTTTCAAGTAAAAGCACAAGACAACACCATAAAAAAAGATACTTTAAAAGAAGTTATTATTACTTCTTCTAGAATTGATTTACCTTTTAAAGAAAACTCAAGAACTATCGATGTTATTTCTTCAAAAGATATAAAGAATAGTGCGGCTACAAATGTTGCAGATCTGTTACAACAGGTTGCAGGTGTAGATATTAGAAGAAGAGGAACTGCTGGAAGCCAAGCAGATTTATATATTAGAGGTGGAGGTTTTGACCAAACATTACTTTTAATTGATGGTATAAAAATGGATGACGCACAAACAGGTCATCATACATTAAATGCTGCTTTGCCAATTGAAGTTATTGAAAGAATAGAAATTATTAAAGGTCCTGCTGCAAGAGTTTTTGGGCAAAATGCATTTACTGGAGCTATTAATATTGTTACTAAAAAGAAATTATCAGACACAGTTTCAGCAAATATTGAAGCAGGTTCTTTTGGACAATTGAATGGTTCAATAACTGTTGGTAAAGAGTTTGAAAATTCATCAATTATCGCACATGTTGGTGCGTTAACTTCAGATGGTTATCGTACAAATTCTGATTATAACAACTACAATTACTTATTAAAAGGAGTTTTCAACAAAAAAAAACAACCTATAGAAGTATTAGCTACTTTTTTCGACAAAAAGTTTGGTGCAGAAAACTTTTATACAACCAATCCAGATTGGCATGAATACGAAGAAACACAAAACAGTTTAATAGGAGTTTCTACAACTTTTAAAACTGAAAAATTTAAGATTACGCCAAGAGTTTACTGGAGAAGAGGTCAAGATATCTTTTTATTGAAAAGAGATGATCCAAGTTTTTTCAGAAATCAACATATTACCAATAAAATTGGTGTGGAAACAAATGCTTCCTATACTTCTAAATTAGGTATAACTGGTTTTGGTATAGATATTTCTAGCGTATCTATAAGCAGTAATAATTTAGGTGAAAGAAGCAGAACTATGGCAAATTTGTTTTTAGAACACCGTTTTAAATTAATGAATGATAAATTAGACATAACTCCAGGAGTTGCAGTTACTTATTTTTCTGATTTTAAATTTCACGCCTTTCCAGGATTAGATATAGGTTATAAATTATCAGAGAATTTAAAAGCCTACGGAAACTTAGGTGTTACGTATAGAATACCTACTTATACAGATTTATATTACAATGCTCCTAATACAACTGGAAACGAAAATTTAGAGCCAGAAGAAGCTTTTGCTCAAGAAATAGGATTGAAATATAACTCTAATAATTTCTCAACTTCTGTTGCTATTTTTAATAGAAACGCTACCAATCTTATTGATTTTATTCGTCCAGACACATCAACTTCAAATTACACGGCAACTAACATTGCAAAAGTGAATACCAAAGGTTTTGAATTTAATGCAGACTATAATTTTAAAATAAAAGACTATAATCAGACTTTATCATTTGGATATAATTTTTTAGATGATGATATTTTAGATCAGAATAAAGATTTATCTCGTTATTCTTTAAACACATTAAAACATCATTTTATTACTCGTTTTACCAGTAAATTATTTAAAAATGTAAGACAAAATATTATCTATAAACATGCAGAAAGAACTGTTGGAACAAGCTACAACGTTTGGGATGCTTCTATAATAGTTGATATTAAGAAACTTAGTTTTACAGTTACAGCTAATAATATTTTTGATGCAGAATATATAGAATCTGGTTTTGTACCAATGCCACCAAGCAACGTTTTATTTGGTTTGCGTTATGGTTTCTAG
- a CDS encoding PLP-dependent aminotransferase family protein, whose amino-acid sequence MIDSPVGALFQQLISFDKSIEQPVYMQVSQQVINAIQRGYLTKGAKLPGTRALGQLLKVHRNTAVAIYDELASQGWVEIIPNKGTFVLEPELKTAKIKATSQKINQAYSYAESTGFPFQKSFHLASTVQETKAKYSINEGKPDLRLHPVHEFSRWYSAAMKRKTLIKKWNRPNESSYSLFQTQLSNYLNATRGFHIKPKNLISTRSTEMSLYIVSQLLIKQNDVVLVGNLSNYAANMIFQEAGASIKTIPLDAGGLDVDYIRKHFIKKSIRCIYICAHRDYPTTVTLSTERRLALLQLAKEYGFAIIEDDYDYDFQYEGSAMLPMASSDANGMVIYLGKLGQSLFPSFQTGFMVAPENLISEAQNYLQLLDEQGDLIQQQMLSELINEGEILRLMKKNSVVYKQRRDCLCELLNQHFYKIAKWKIPSGGLAIWLEFQQQVSLVKLASVAEKNDLFLPKTILYQDKNTCAIRLGFGHLDTKEMVVVIRKLKSAFNQISAT is encoded by the coding sequence ATGATAGATAGTCCGGTTGGTGCGCTTTTTCAACAATTAATCTCTTTCGATAAATCGATTGAGCAACCTGTTTATATGCAAGTTTCTCAGCAAGTTATAAATGCAATTCAACGAGGATATTTAACCAAAGGCGCAAAACTTCCAGGAACTCGCGCATTGGGGCAATTATTAAAAGTTCATAGAAATACTGCGGTTGCTATTTATGATGAATTGGCTTCTCAAGGTTGGGTAGAAATTATACCCAACAAAGGTACTTTTGTTTTAGAACCAGAATTAAAAACAGCAAAAATAAAAGCCACTTCTCAAAAAATAAATCAGGCTTATTCCTATGCGGAATCAACTGGATTCCCTTTTCAAAAATCATTTCATTTAGCTTCAACAGTTCAGGAAACAAAAGCTAAATATTCTATTAATGAAGGAAAACCAGATTTACGTTTGCATCCTGTTCATGAATTTTCAAGATGGTACAGTGCAGCAATGAAGCGAAAAACCTTGATAAAAAAATGGAACAGACCTAACGAATCTTCTTATTCCTTATTTCAAACACAATTATCTAACTATTTAAACGCTACGAGAGGTTTTCATATAAAACCTAAAAACCTAATAAGTACACGAAGTACAGAAATGAGTTTGTACATAGTTTCTCAGTTATTAATTAAACAAAATGATGTTGTTTTGGTTGGAAACTTAAGTAATTATGCTGCAAACATGATTTTTCAGGAAGCGGGCGCAAGTATTAAAACAATTCCGTTAGACGCAGGTGGTTTAGATGTAGATTATATTAGAAAACACTTTATAAAAAAAAGTATTCGTTGCATTTATATTTGTGCTCATAGAGATTATCCAACAACGGTAACCTTAAGTACAGAACGTCGTTTGGCATTGTTGCAATTGGCAAAAGAATATGGTTTTGCAATTATTGAAGATGATTATGATTATGATTTTCAGTACGAAGGTTCTGCAATGTTGCCAATGGCAAGTTCAGATGCTAATGGAATGGTTATTTATTTAGGAAAACTTGGGCAATCTTTATTTCCAAGTTTTCAAACAGGATTTATGGTTGCTCCTGAAAATTTAATTTCTGAAGCACAAAATTATCTACAATTACTAGATGAACAAGGCGATTTAATTCAGCAGCAAATGTTGTCTGAATTGATTAATGAGGGTGAAATTCTTCGTTTAATGAAAAAAAATAGTGTTGTTTATAAACAAAGACGCGATTGTTTGTGCGAGCTTTTAAATCAGCATTTTTATAAGATTGCAAAATGGAAAATTCCTTCTGGAGGATTGGCAATTTGGTTAGAATTTCAGCAGCAGGTTTCTTTAGTTAAACTTGCTTCAGTAGCAGAAAAAAACGATTTATTTTTACCAAAAACAATTTTGTATCAAGATAAAAACACTTGTGCAATTCGTTTAGGTTTTGGGCATTTAGATACAAAAGAAATGGTTGTTGTAATTAGAAAACTAAAAAGTGCTTTTAACCAGATTTCAGCAACATAA
- a CDS encoding FeoA family protein translates to MNTIASLHIGEVGYISEDTLENIPLKLLEMGCIPGAEVELIQIAPLKDPMYICVNGSHLAIRKETAQQIEILKAN, encoded by the coding sequence TTGAACACTATTGCATCTTTACACATCGGCGAAGTTGGTTACATTTCTGAAGACACTTTAGAAAATATTCCGCTTAAATTATTAGAAATGGGCTGTATTCCTGGAGCAGAAGTGGAACTCATTCAAATTGCACCTTTAAAAGACCCAATGTACATTTGTGTAAACGGAAGTCATTTGGCCATTAGAAAAGAAACTGCACAACAAATCGAAATTTTAAAAGCAAATTAA
- the feoB gene encoding ferrous iron transport protein B: protein MSKNAIKVALIGNPNTGKTSLFNQLTGLTQKVGNYPGVTVDKKEGICKLSEKQTAIITDLPGTYSINPTSLDESIVLKTLLKKDIKESPDVILVVADVENLKRNLLLFSQIKDLEIPTVLAINMVDQMHKKGISIDLTALKEELNSEIVLISARKNEGIDAVKSAIIKSHVSAKAQPMCAVNHKIDPAYFDKLKEISSEHSLYELWLMVTQKNFPNSISEDQKQQLLAFNKDVSKLKRYQHKETIYRYQEINKILKKTYIVDKTKATDLRSKLDKIFTHKIFGYVIFFGILLLIFQSIFDWASVPMDFIDGIFAGISQGLKDSLAPGVFTDLLTDGIIPGIGGVVIFIPQIAILFMFIAILEETGYMSRVVFLMDKIMRKFGMSGKSVIPLISGTACAIPAVMATRTIANWKERLITILVTPFTTCSARLPVYAILIALIIPDKKILGFLNLQGLTLLLLYALGFATAIISAYILHKTLKIKNTSFFVIEMPDYKKPSLKNVFFDVWEKTKAFVFGAGKIILAISIVLWFLASSGPTAYENAEKNVIENVDNQQLSEKELSQKVASAKLENSYIGIAGKTIEPVVKPLGYDWKIGIALITSFAAREVFVGTLATIYSVESDDENTTTIKQKMASEINPTTGEKRFNFATGMSLLVFYAFAMQCMATLAIVKRETKSWKWPLIQLFGMTFLAYVTAFITYQILS from the coding sequence ATGTCTAAAAACGCTATAAAAGTTGCTTTAATTGGGAATCCGAATACTGGAAAAACCTCACTTTTTAATCAATTAACTGGTTTAACACAAAAGGTAGGAAACTATCCTGGAGTTACCGTAGATAAAAAAGAAGGTATTTGTAAATTATCGGAAAAACAAACCGCTATTATTACGGATTTACCTGGAACGTATAGTATAAATCCTACTTCCTTAGACGAAAGTATTGTTTTAAAAACCTTGTTAAAAAAGGATATTAAAGAATCTCCAGATGTAATTTTAGTAGTTGCAGATGTAGAGAATTTAAAGAGAAATTTACTGCTTTTTTCACAAATAAAAGATTTAGAAATTCCAACTGTTTTGGCTATCAATATGGTAGATCAAATGCATAAAAAAGGAATTTCAATAGATTTAACGGCTTTAAAAGAGGAGTTAAATTCAGAAATTGTTTTAATAAGTGCAAGAAAAAACGAGGGAATTGACGCAGTAAAATCAGCAATTATAAAGAGTCATGTTTCTGCAAAAGCACAACCAATGTGTGCAGTAAATCATAAAATTGATCCAGCCTATTTTGATAAATTAAAAGAAATAAGTTCAGAACATTCCTTGTACGAATTATGGTTGATGGTAACGCAGAAAAACTTTCCAAATTCAATTTCTGAAGATCAAAAACAACAATTATTAGCGTTTAATAAAGACGTTTCTAAATTGAAAAGGTATCAACATAAAGAAACGATTTATCGTTATCAAGAAATCAATAAAATTCTAAAAAAAACCTATATAGTTGATAAAACTAAAGCTACAGATTTAAGAAGTAAATTAGATAAAATATTTACACATAAAATATTTGGGTACGTAATTTTCTTCGGAATTTTATTGTTGATATTTCAATCAATATTTGATTGGGCTTCTGTTCCAATGGATTTTATTGATGGCATATTTGCCGGTATAAGTCAAGGTTTAAAAGATTCTTTAGCGCCTGGAGTTTTTACAGATTTATTAACGGATGGAATAATTCCTGGAATTGGTGGAGTTGTTATTTTTATTCCGCAGATAGCAATTTTATTTATGTTTATTGCAATCCTTGAGGAAACCGGTTACATGAGTCGTGTAGTGTTTCTAATGGATAAAATTATGCGTAAATTCGGAATGAGCGGTAAGAGTGTAATTCCGTTAATTTCTGGTACAGCATGCGCAATTCCTGCAGTTATGGCAACAAGAACCATAGCGAATTGGAAAGAAAGATTAATTACCATTTTAGTAACACCGTTTACAACCTGTTCTGCACGTTTACCGGTTTATGCAATATTAATTGCACTTATAATTCCGGATAAAAAAATATTAGGATTCTTAAATTTACAAGGATTAACCTTATTGCTTTTGTATGCTTTAGGTTTTGCTACGGCAATAATTTCTGCCTATATTTTACATAAGACCTTAAAGATAAAAAACACTTCGTTTTTTGTAATTGAAATGCCAGATTATAAAAAACCATCTCTTAAAAATGTATTTTTTGATGTTTGGGAAAAAACAAAAGCATTTGTTTTTGGAGCTGGAAAAATAATTTTAGCAATTTCAATTGTGTTGTGGTTTTTAGCTTCAAGCGGACCAACAGCATATGAGAATGCTGAAAAAAATGTAATAGAAAATGTAGACAATCAGCAACTTTCTGAAAAAGAATTGTCGCAAAAAGTAGCTTCAGCGAAATTAGAAAACTCATACATTGGTATTGCTGGAAAAACTATTGAACCTGTTGTAAAACCTTTAGGTTACGATTGGAAAATAGGAATTGCATTAATAACGTCTTTCGCTGCGCGTGAAGTTTTTGTAGGAACTTTAGCAACAATTTATAGTGTAGAATCAGATGATGAAAATACAACAACCATTAAGCAAAAAATGGCTTCTGAAATAAATCCAACTACTGGAGAAAAACGATTCAATTTTGCAACAGGAATGTCATTGTTAGTTTTTTACGCATTTGCAATGCAATGTATGGCAACTTTAGCCATTGTAAAACGAGAAACTAAAAGCTGGAAATGGCCTTTAATTCAGTTATTTGGAATGACCTTTTTAGCATACGTAACTGCCTTTATAACCTATCAAATTCTTAGTTAA
- a CDS encoding DUF2911 domain-containing protein → MKKSIFTIAIFAIALISSIEVSAQVFDPLDKSPMDVARFPYSWRDSDKIVRVTYSRPQLKGRTLDKLAPKGKVWRTGANEAAEITFYKDVTFGDKEVKAGTYTLFTIPGEGEWTVILSTAKNVWGSYSYRQEEDVVRVKGLVGKSDKNYEAFTIGFGDDMTMYLVFGKTLVSVTITE, encoded by the coding sequence ATGAAAAAATCAATATTTACAATTGCAATATTTGCAATCGCTTTAATTAGTTCAATAGAAGTCTCTGCTCAAGTTTTTGATCCGTTAGATAAAAGCCCAATGGATGTAGCAAGATTTCCTTACAGTTGGAGAGATTCCGATAAAATAGTTCGAGTTACTTATAGTAGACCACAATTAAAAGGGAGAACTTTAGACAAATTAGCGCCAAAAGGTAAAGTTTGGAGAACAGGAGCAAACGAAGCAGCAGAAATTACTTTTTATAAAGATGTAACCTTTGGAGACAAAGAGGTAAAAGCAGGTACGTATACATTATTTACAATTCCAGGTGAAGGAGAATGGACTGTAATATTAAGTACAGCAAAGAATGTTTGGGGTTCTTATTCTTATAGGCAAGAAGAAGATGTTGTAAGAGTAAAAGGGTTAGTTGGTAAATCTGATAAAAACTATGAAGCATTTACTATTGGTTTTGGAGATGATATGACAATGTATCTAGTTTTTGGAAAAACATTAGTCTCTGTAACAATTACAGAATAA
- a CDS encoding leucine--tRNA ligase: MQYNHQEIEKKWQEFWAKNQTFKASNESEKPKYYVLDMFPYPSGAGLHVGHPLGYIASDIYARYKRHKGFNVLHPQGYDSFGLPAEQYAIQTGQHPAKTTEANIATYRKQLDKIGFSFDWSREVRTSNPEYYKWTQWIFIQLFNSWYNKDTDKAEDVATLEKIFKKEGNAKVNAVSDEDITIFSAEEWKAFSKTEQEEILLQYRLTFLSDTEVNWCPALGTVLANDEIVNGVSERGGHPVVRKKMTQWSMRISAYAQRLLDGLETIDWPQPLKDSQTNWIGRSQGAMVTFQVEGNTPKSISEVKLSYKELEALKELRQNLSKAETTLWNEIKNKKGASKFRKKYTIGTFLVDYVCLAKNLIVEFSGKEDEAARTAFFHKEGFNVIRFTNEEVLQNVVKVVSEINFAIQFPKVIDNADNKTAVTSNSEEESYKIDVFTTRPDTIYGVSFMTLAPEHELVSKITTDAQKAEVEAYVTATAKRSERDRMADVKTISGAFTGAYAIHPFSGEKVQIWIGDYVLASYGTGAVMAVPCGDQRDYDFAKHFGIPIPNIFENVDISEAAHADKDGTVIANSDFLSGLKYKKALKLAIYEMEKRGFGYGKINYRLRDAVFSRQRYWGEPFPVYYKDGMPQMIDAEHLPIVLPEVEKYLPTEDGKPPLGNATEWAWDSRNKKVVSNDKLKNKTVYPLELNTMPGWAGSSYYFNRYMDPNNENEIASKENLEYWENIDLYIGGSEHATGHLLYARFWQKFLFDKGIVPVDEFAKKLINQGMILGTSAFVNTFEINSSFGGRGGYNDLKKRKIEELEKFKNLPRIVLSSDFNIENDDQAYILVESFEDICKKVKGLDLLVESLKIDEEIFDKCEFRIQSHRVDVTYVNSSDNLDIENFKIDNKYEDFKDALFLTNNGEIKVSREVEKMSKSKYNVVNPDDIVAEYGADSLRLFEMFLGPLEQAKPWKTSGISGVSSFLKKLWKLYLNGETFEVTDAEPTKDELKTLHKTIKKVEEDIENFSFNTSVSTFMIAVNELTALKCNKRAILEPLAVLVSPYAPHIAEELWSLLGNKESISTADFPVFDAKNLVESAKVYPISFNGKMRFTLELPLDLSKDEIEKTVMAHEKTIAQLDGRTPKKVIVVPGKIINIVG, encoded by the coding sequence ATGCAATACAATCACCAAGAGATAGAAAAGAAATGGCAAGAATTTTGGGCAAAAAACCAAACATTTAAAGCCAGTAATGAAAGTGAGAAGCCTAAATATTATGTGTTAGATATGTTTCCTTATCCATCCGGAGCAGGTTTACATGTTGGGCATCCGTTAGGTTATATTGCAAGTGATATTTATGCGCGTTACAAACGTCATAAAGGTTTTAATGTATTGCACCCGCAAGGATATGATTCTTTTGGTTTGCCAGCAGAACAATATGCAATTCAAACTGGGCAACATCCAGCAAAAACTACCGAAGCAAACATTGCAACGTATAGAAAACAGTTAGATAAAATTGGTTTTTCTTTTGATTGGAGTAGAGAAGTAAGAACATCAAATCCAGAATATTATAAATGGACTCAGTGGATTTTTATCCAATTGTTCAATTCTTGGTACAATAAAGATACTGATAAGGCAGAAGATGTTGCTACTTTAGAAAAAATCTTCAAAAAAGAAGGTAACGCAAAAGTAAATGCTGTTTCAGATGAAGATATTACTATTTTTTCTGCGGAAGAATGGAAAGCTTTTTCAAAAACCGAACAAGAAGAAATTTTATTACAATACCGTTTAACATTTTTATCAGACACAGAAGTAAACTGGTGTCCTGCTTTAGGAACCGTTTTAGCAAATGACGAAATTGTAAACGGAGTTTCAGAACGTGGAGGTCATCCTGTTGTTCGTAAGAAAATGACACAATGGTCTATGCGAATTTCTGCATACGCACAACGTTTATTAGACGGTTTAGAAACTATAGATTGGCCACAACCGTTAAAAGATTCTCAAACCAATTGGATTGGGCGCTCGCAAGGAGCAATGGTTACGTTTCAAGTTGAAGGCAACACTCCAAAATCTATTTCTGAAGTAAAATTATCTTACAAAGAACTTGAAGCATTAAAAGAATTAAGACAAAATTTATCGAAGGCTGAAACTACGCTTTGGAATGAAATTAAAAATAAAAAAGGCGCATCAAAATTTAGAAAAAAATATACAATTGGTACATTTTTGGTGGATTATGTGTGTTTAGCAAAAAACTTAATTGTTGAATTTTCTGGTAAAGAAGATGAAGCAGCAAGAACAGCATTCTTCCATAAAGAAGGATTTAACGTTATTCGTTTTACAAATGAAGAGGTTTTACAAAATGTTGTAAAAGTAGTTTCTGAAATTAATTTTGCAATTCAATTTCCTAAAGTAATTGATAACGCTGATAATAAAACAGCTGTTACTTCTAATTCTGAAGAAGAATCATACAAAATTGACGTTTTTACAACGCGTCCAGACACAATTTACGGAGTAAGTTTTATGACGTTAGCTCCAGAACACGAGTTGGTTTCTAAAATTACAACAGACGCTCAAAAAGCAGAAGTTGAAGCGTATGTTACCGCAACAGCAAAACGTTCTGAACGTGATAGAATGGCAGATGTAAAAACCATTTCTGGTGCGTTTACTGGTGCGTATGCAATTCATCCTTTTTCTGGTGAAAAGGTTCAGATTTGGATTGGAGATTACGTGTTAGCAAGTTACGGAACAGGAGCAGTTATGGCAGTTCCTTGTGGAGATCAACGAGATTATGATTTCGCAAAACACTTTGGAATTCCGATTCCAAATATTTTTGAGAATGTAGATATTTCTGAAGCTGCGCATGCAGATAAAGACGGAACTGTTATAGCAAATTCAGATTTTTTAAGCGGATTAAAATATAAGAAAGCATTAAAATTAGCCATTTATGAAATGGAAAAACGTGGCTTTGGTTACGGAAAAATAAATTACCGTTTGCGTGATGCTGTTTTTAGCAGACAACGTTATTGGGGAGAACCTTTTCCTGTATATTACAAAGACGGAATGCCACAAATGATTGACGCAGAACACTTGCCAATTGTGTTACCAGAAGTAGAAAAATACTTACCTACCGAAGATGGAAAACCACCTTTAGGAAATGCAACAGAATGGGCTTGGGATTCTCGTAATAAAAAAGTTGTTTCTAACGATAAGTTAAAAAACAAGACGGTGTATCCGTTAGAGTTAAACACAATGCCAGGTTGGGCAGGAAGCTCATATTACTTTAATCGTTATATGGATCCTAACAACGAAAACGAAATTGCGTCTAAAGAAAATTTAGAGTATTGGGAAAATATCGATTTATATATTGGTGGTTCAGAACACGCAACAGGACACTTATTATACGCACGTTTTTGGCAAAAATTCTTGTTTGATAAAGGAATTGTACCTGTTGATGAGTTTGCAAAAAAACTAATTAACCAAGGAATGATTTTGGGTACGAGTGCTTTTGTAAATACTTTCGAGATAAATTCAAGTTTTGGAGGTAGAGGTGGTTACAACGACTTGAAAAAGAGGAAAATTGAAGAACTTGAAAAGTTTAAAAATTTACCAAGAATAGTTCTTTCAAGTGATTTTAATATTGAAAATGATGACCAAGCGTATATCTTGGTTGAAAGTTTTGAAGATATTTGTAAAAAAGTTAAAGGTTTAGACTTATTAGTTGAGTCTTTAAAAATTGATGAAGAGATTTTTGATAAATGTGAGTTTAGAATACAATCTCATAGAGTTGATGTTACTTATGTTAATTCTTCAGATAATCTTGATATAGAAAATTTTAAAATTGATAATAAATATGAAGATTTTAAAGATGCTTTATTCCTTACTAATAATGGTGAGATAAAAGTTTCTCGCGAAGTCGAAAAAATGTCTAAATCTAAATACAATGTTGTAAATCCAGATGATATTGTTGCAGAATATGGAGCAGATTCATTAAGATTGTTCGAAATGTTTTTAGGACCTTTAGAACAAGCAAAACCTTGGAAAACCTCAGGTATTTCTGGAGTTTCTTCTTTCTTAAAGAAATTATGGAAACTATATCTTAACGGAGAAACATTTGAGGTTACAGATGCTGAGCCAACAAAAGACGAGTTAAAAACATTACATAAAACCATTAAAAAAGTAGAAGAAGATATAGAGAATTTCTCTTTTAACACTTCAGTTTCTACTTTTATGATTGCTGTAAACGAATTAACAGCTTTAAAATGTAATAAACGTGCAATTTTAGAACCGTTAGCTGTATTAGTTTCGCCTTATGCACCACATATAGCAGAAGAATTATGGAGTTTGTTAGGAAATAAAGAAAGCATTTCTACAGCAGATTTCCCTGTTTTTGATGCGAAAAATTTGGTAGAAAGTGCTAAAGTGTATCCAATTTCATTCAACGGAAAAATGCGTTTTACGTTAGAACTTCCGTTAGATTTATCTAAAGATGAAATTGAAAAAACAGTAATGGCTCACGAGAAAACAATTGCGCAGTTAGATGGTAGAACACCTAAAAAAGTAATTGTAGTTCCAGGAAAAATCATCAATATTGTTGGGTAA